A genomic region of Campylobacter corcagiensis contains the following coding sequences:
- the truD gene encoding tRNA pseudouridine(13) synthase TruD, which translates to MEDIKQNQEVGIFKGVFSLDHSPINAHFSKNSDDFVVREVPLYEFSGNGEHLIINIQKKDLTTFDAIKILSGVTGVKMRDFGYAGLKDRQGMTTQFISMPKKFESSLENFSHEKMKILSTTVHNNKLRIGHLKGNNFFIRLKKVSKVDALKLSEVCKKIDEMGFANYFGYQRFGKYADNAKQGREILEGNLNIKNPKTKDLLISAYQSEVFNIWLSKRVALSKAFRDLKADKVSEIYPLFKDIKVVKSIKNEPNFFKILPGDTLSHYPFGKVFLCEDLESETRRFINRNITVTGLLFGSKALKSVGLAAEFASGIYSSTQDYKQNGTNRFAWEYAKNLEYKYDEENAHFTLSFGLDKGCYATTLLEEILHTREILV; encoded by the coding sequence ATGGAAGATATAAAACAAAATCAAGAAGTTGGCATTTTTAAGGGCGTTTTTTCGTTAGATCACTCGCCGATAAATGCTCATTTTAGTAAAAATAGCGATGATTTTGTCGTTAGGGAAGTGCCTCTTTATGAATTTAGTGGAAACGGTGAGCATCTTATAATAAACATTCAAAAAAAAGATCTTACGACATTTGATGCTATTAAGATTTTAAGTGGTGTAACGGGCGTAAAGATGCGTGATTTTGGTTATGCTGGGCTTAAAGATAGGCAAGGAATGACTACTCAATTTATCTCAATGCCAAAGAAATTTGAAAGTAGTTTAGAAAATTTTAGCCATGAAAAGATGAAAATTCTAAGCACTACAGTGCACAACAACAAACTAAGAATTGGTCATCTTAAGGGAAATAACTTTTTTATAAGGCTTAAAAAAGTTAGCAAAGTTGATGCTTTAAAACTCAGTGAAGTTTGTAAAAAGATAGATGAGATGGGCTTTGCAAATTACTTTGGGTATCAGCGTTTTGGCAAATACGCTGATAACGCTAAACAAGGTCGTGAAATTTTAGAAGGAAATTTAAACATAAAAAACCCAAAAACAAAAGATCTTTTAATCTCAGCTTATCAAAGCGAAGTTTTTAACATTTGGCTTAGTAAAAGAGTGGCTTTAAGCAAGGCTTTTAGGGATTTAAAAGCAGATAAAGTGTCTGAAATTTATCCGCTTTTTAAGGATATTAAAGTGGTAAAATCCATAAAAAATGAACCAAATTTCTTTAAAATTTTACCAGGTGATACGCTTAGTCACTATCCATTTGGTAAGGTTTTTTTATGTGAGGATTTAGAGAGTGAAACTAGGCGTTTTATAAACCGAAATATCACAGTAACTGGACTACTTTTTGGCTCAAAAGCTCTTAAAAGTGTAGGCTTAGCTGCTGAGTTTGCAAGTGGGATTTACTCTAGCACTCAAGACTATAAACAAAACGGGACAAACCGCTTTGCGTGGGAATATGCAAAGAATTTAGAGTATAAATATGATGAAGAAAACGCTCACTTCACGCTTAGCTTTGGGCTTGATAAGGGTTGCTATGCCACAACCTTACTTGAAGAAATTCTACATACTAGAGAAATTTTGGTATAA
- the hemG gene encoding protoporphyrinogen oxidase — protein MDIGIIGGGLSGLTTAFYINFFGEGKHKVTVLEREKVVGGKMRTHNENGFLVEEASNGYLSNRPDTTELVRLAGLDNMLLKSNDNARVRFIYKDKLYKMPEGVKDFMLSGIMSPLGKLRVACEYFIPQKKDDKEETLKEFGYRRVGKELTDTFLDPMVAGVYGSTPDKIAIRASFDKIVMMEQKFGGLIKAMIAMKSKSAAPTGVLMSFKGGCESFVKALAEKSKADIKLGYEVKSVEKKGDKFVVNGEFEFDKLIVSTPAYDAANLLGEILPDAVRRLNAIEYTPISVVGLGYENISHDLRGFGLLTTTSSKQPILGIVWDSSIFYDRAPENSDILRVMIGGQRDKDLALKSDEILTEFAKLGVRNTMGVIDEPKSVYVKRHEKGIPNYGLGHVENVQEIMKEAKRVNGLYLNSNAYKGVAMNDCIKNSRLTARDVLGLGNELKG, from the coding sequence ATGGATATTGGAATAATCGGCGGTGGATTAAGCGGCTTAACTACTGCGTTTTATATAAATTTTTTTGGTGAAGGAAAGCATAAAGTCACTGTTTTGGAGCGTGAAAAAGTAGTTGGCGGCAAGATGAGAACACATAATGAAAATGGCTTTTTGGTAGAAGAAGCAAGTAATGGCTATCTTTCAAACCGCCCTGATACTACCGAACTTGTGCGTCTTGCTGGGCTTGATAATATGCTTTTAAAAAGCAACGACAACGCTAGAGTTAGATTTATTTATAAAGATAAGCTTTATAAGATGCCAGAAGGCGTTAAAGACTTTATGTTAAGTGGCATTATGAGTCCGCTTGGAAAGCTAAGAGTAGCTTGTGAGTATTTTATTCCACAAAAAAAAGATGATAAAGAAGAGACTTTAAAAGAATTTGGTTATCGCCGCGTGGGAAAAGAGCTAACAGATACTTTTCTAGATCCAATGGTAGCAGGTGTTTATGGCTCAACTCCTGATAAAATAGCCATAAGAGCGTCATTTGATAAGATAGTCATGATGGAGCAAAAATTTGGGGGTCTTATTAAGGCAATGATTGCGATGAAAAGCAAAAGTGCTGCTCCAACTGGCGTACTTATGAGCTTTAAAGGCGGATGTGAAAGCTTTGTAAAGGCCTTAGCAGAAAAATCAAAAGCTGATATAAAACTAGGATATGAAGTAAAAAGCGTAGAAAAAAAGGGTGATAAATTTGTAGTAAATGGTGAATTTGAGTTTGATAAACTCATCGTTTCAACTCCTGCTTATGATGCAGCAAATTTATTAGGCGAAATTCTGCCTGATGCGGTTCGTAGGCTAAATGCTATAGAGTATACGCCAATATCAGTTGTAGGGCTTGGATATGAAAACATCTCTCATGATTTAAGAGGCTTTGGTCTTTTAACGACTACTTCATCAAAACAGCCAATACTTGGCATAGTTTGGGATAGTTCGATATTTTATGATAGAGCCCCTGAAAATAGCGACATTTTAAGAGTTATGATAGGCGGACAAAGAGATAAAGATTTAGCTTTGAAAAGTGATGAAATCTTAACAGAATTTGCAAAACTTGGCGTAAGAAACACAATGGGAGTAATAGATGAGCCAAAAAGTGTTTATGTAAAACGCCATGAAAAGGGCATTCCAAACTACGGTTTAGGGCATGTAGAAAATGTTCAAGAGATAATGAAAGAAGCAAAAAGAGTAAATGGACTATATCTAAACTCAAACGCTTATAAAGGCGTAGCGATGAATGACTGTATAAAAAACTCAAGACTAACAGCAAGAGATGTTTTAGGGCTTGGAAACGAGTTGAAAGGCTAA
- a CDS encoding arsenic transporter, with the protein MFISLFIFILTLWLIIFKPYNLKIGTSAVFGAVLALSFGVVSFQDTLEIISIVWDATLSFIGIIMVSLILEKNGFFEWCAIKMAKFSNGSGRLMFIYTILLGSIVSAFFANDGAALILTPIILSKMKILKLNLRTMVAFLLASGFIADSASLLFVFSNLTNIMAAGYFQISFGKYFLDMILPFFVSVFISTSLLLFILYKDIPKSIDTSLLKPSSHALKSKKFFKISWVFLIFLMCSYFLSDILNLPLSIFALSGAFIFMILGAKFEVLKPSQVIKEAPWQIVWFSIGLFVVVYGLKNAGLMVGLDKILEYISYKSELFQVLGVGFIAAFMSAFMNNLPTILMLNISLDHIDASNLMIYANIIGCNIGTKLTPFGSLATLLWLFALEKDGVKIGVKQYMKFGFIITPPVLFMVLLSLLFI; encoded by the coding sequence ATTTTTATTTCACTTTTTATATTTATTCTTACTCTTTGGCTTATTATCTTTAAACCATACAATCTAAAAATCGGTACGAGCGCTGTTTTTGGGGCGGTTTTGGCACTTAGCTTTGGGGTGGTAAGTTTTCAAGATACGCTTGAGATAATAAGCATAGTTTGGGATGCAACGCTTTCATTTATCGGTATTATAATGGTATCTCTTATCTTAGAAAAAAACGGCTTTTTTGAGTGGTGTGCTATAAAAATGGCAAAATTCTCAAATGGTAGCGGTAGGCTAATGTTTATATACACTATACTTCTTGGATCTATCGTTTCAGCATTTTTTGCAAATGACGGTGCTGCTTTGATACTAACGCCAATTATCCTATCCAAAATGAAAATTTTAAAGCTAAATTTACGCACAATGGTCGCGTTTTTGCTAGCAAGTGGCTTTATCGCTGATAGTGCTTCGCTTTTGTTTGTTTTTTCAAACCTTACAAACATAATGGCGGCTGGGTATTTTCAAATAAGCTTTGGGAAGTACTTTCTTGATATGATTTTGCCATTTTTTGTTAGTGTTTTTATATCAACCTCTTTGCTTTTATTTATACTTTATAAAGATATTCCAAAAAGCATCGACACTTCACTTTTAAAACCATCTAGTCACGCTCTTAAAAGTAAGAAATTTTTTAAAATTTCATGGGTTTTTTTGATTTTTTTAATGTGCAGTTATTTTTTAAGTGATATTTTAAATTTACCACTATCTATTTTTGCTTTGAGTGGGGCTTTTATTTTTATGATTTTGGGGGCTAAATTTGAAGTTTTAAAACCATCTCAAGTTATAAAAGAAGCACCGTGGCAGATAGTTTGGTTTAGTATTGGGCTTTTTGTGGTGGTTTATGGACTAAAAAATGCTGGTCTTATGGTGGGATTAGATAAAATTTTAGAGTATATCTCTTATAAGAGTGAACTTTTTCAAGTTCTTGGCGTTGGCTTTATAGCTGCGTTTATGAGTGCTTTTATGAATAATCTTCCAACTATTTTAATGTTAAATATCTCTTTAGATCACATAGATGCGAGCAATCTTATGATATATGCAAACATAATCGGCTGTAATATCGGTACAAAACTTACGCCATTTGGTTCTTTGGCTACTTTGCTGTGGCTTTTTGCGTTAGAAAAAGACGGCGTAAAGATAGGTGTAAAACAGTATATGAAATTTGGCTTTATAATAACTCCGCCTGTTCTTTTTATGGTTCTTTTATCTCTACTTTTTATATAA
- a CDS encoding glutamate-5-semialdehyde dehydrogenase, translating into MINLLLKTKNSQKELLNLTPEKKESLILDIADEIELKKTEILKANLKDIEFAKSKNLSFAMIERLKLDDKKLGSIISSLRQTAVLKDPVGRVIDGWVNHAGLKFQKVAIPIGVVCVIYESRPNVTTEVAGLCLKSANSCVLKGGSESVNSNLALISCIHSVLEKYEIDKSVVTYLANFSHEDTAKLIKFDKFIDVIIPRGGSNLVKFISENSTIPVIKHDKGVCHIFVDKSAKQENALKICQNAKFQKPSACNAVETILVHSDIANEFVPNLGAKFQSLGAKIYGCQKVAEILKCEIATNENYENEYLDLAVNVKIVKDLDEALEHIKHFGSDHSEAIISEDFSNIERFLNELDSACLYANASTRFSDGYEFGFGAEVGISTNRLHARGPFGLEGLTTYKYKIIGNGQIRE; encoded by the coding sequence ATGATAAATTTACTGCTTAAAACTAAAAATTCACAAAAAGAGCTGCTAAATTTAACTCCAGAAAAAAAAGAGAGTCTTATCTTAGATATAGCTGATGAAATAGAGTTAAAAAAAACTGAAATTTTAAAAGCAAATTTAAAAGATATAGAATTTGCAAAATCAAAAAATCTAAGCTTTGCTATGATAGAACGCCTTAAGCTTGATGATAAAAAACTGGGTAGCATCATCTCTTCACTTAGGCAAACTGCTGTTTTAAAAGATCCAGTCGGACGAGTCATTGATGGTTGGGTAAACCACGCTGGGCTTAAATTTCAAAAAGTTGCTATCCCAATAGGCGTAGTTTGCGTAATATACGAAAGTCGTCCAAATGTAACCACTGAAGTTGCTGGACTTTGTCTAAAAAGTGCAAATTCTTGCGTACTAAAAGGTGGAAGTGAGAGTGTAAATTCAAATTTAGCTCTGATTTCTTGTATACACTCTGTTTTAGAAAAGTATGAAATCGATAAAAGCGTGGTTACATATCTAGCAAATTTTAGCCATGAAGATACGGCTAAACTTATAAAATTTGATAAATTTATAGATGTAATAATCCCTCGTGGTGGTTCAAATTTGGTGAAATTTATAAGCGAAAACTCAACCATACCTGTTATAAAGCACGATAAAGGCGTGTGTCATATATTTGTCGATAAAAGTGCTAAGCAAGAAAATGCTCTTAAAATTTGCCAAAATGCGAAATTTCAAAAACCAAGTGCATGTAATGCAGTAGAAACGATACTAGTTCACTCAGATATAGCTAATGAATTTGTGCCAAATTTGGGGGCTAAATTTCAATCTTTAGGGGCTAAAATTTATGGGTGTCAAAAGGTGGCTGAAATTTTAAAATGTGAAATTGCTACGAACGAAAACTATGAAAATGAGTATCTTGATTTAGCGGTAAATGTCAAAATCGTAAAAGATTTAGATGAAGCTTTAGAGCATATAAAGCACTTTGGCTCAGATCATAGCGAAGCGATAATTAGCGAGGATTTTTCTAATATTGAGAGATTTTTAAACGAACTTGATTCGGCTTGTTTGTATGCAAATGCTTCTACTAGATTTAGCGATGGATATGAGTTTGGTTTTGGCGCTGAGGTTGGTATAAGCACAAATCGCTTGCACGCTAGAGGACCATTTGGACTTGAAGGGCTTACAACTTATAAATATAAAATCATTGGAAATGGGCAAATAAGAGAGTAA
- a CDS encoding NAD(P)-binding domain-containing protein, whose amino-acid sequence MKNLYDVAVIGGGPCGLASVVEAKIAGIDKVLLLEKGTNHSQTIRTFYKDNKRVDKEYKGHDSNTRGAVKFETASKEDVLNYFDTLLDTNGIEAVFNMEVEKVTKEGEIFHIHTSKGEYHAKNVIIAIGRMGKPNKPLYEIPRSLNPVVNFNLDKCGSGEKILVVGGGNSAVEYALTLSRNNTVTLSYRRDKFSRLNDINLKDVKTAEKYGKIILRMSTDVESIENEEGKPLVHFKDGREFVYDRIIYAIGGTTPVEFLKGSRVEMGEKNIPLVDENCQTNIKGLYIGGDLATRSGASIVFALNHANTIISHINDTLPA is encoded by the coding sequence ATGAAAAATTTATACGATGTAGCTGTTATAGGTGGTGGACCTTGTGGTTTAGCAAGTGTTGTTGAGGCAAAAATAGCAGGGATTGATAAGGTTTTGCTTTTAGAAAAAGGGACAAACCACTCACAAACAATAAGGACTTTTTATAAAGATAACAAAAGAGTTGATAAAGAGTACAAGGGCCATGATAGTAATACTAGGGGTGCGGTTAAATTTGAGACTGCTTCAAAAGAAGATGTGCTAAACTACTTTGATACTTTGCTTGATACAAATGGCATCGAAGCTGTTTTTAATATGGAAGTAGAAAAAGTTACAAAAGAGGGTGAAATTTTTCATATCCACACTTCAAAAGGTGAGTATCATGCTAAAAATGTCATCATCGCAATCGGTAGAATGGGCAAACCAAATAAGCCACTTTATGAAATTCCTAGATCATTAAATCCTGTTGTAAATTTCAACCTTGATAAGTGTGGAAGTGGTGAGAAAATACTTGTAGTAGGTGGTGGAAACTCAGCTGTTGAGTATGCTTTAACGCTTTCAAGAAATAATACTGTAACACTATCTTATAGAAGGGATAAATTTTCAAGATTAAATGACATAAACCTAAAAGATGTAAAAACTGCTGAAAAATATGGCAAAATAATTCTTAGAATGTCAACAGATGTTGAGAGCATTGAAAACGAAGAGGGTAAGCCGTTAGTTCACTTTAAAGATGGTAGAGAATTCGTATATGATAGGATAATTTATGCAATAGGCGGAACTACGCCTGTTGAGTTTTTAAAAGGTTCAAGAGTAGAAATGGGTGAAAAAAACATTCCACTAGTAGATGAAAACTGCCAGACTAATATAAAAGGGCTTTATATCGGCGGCGATCTTGCTACAAGAAGTGGTGCTTCGATAGTTTTTGCTCTTAATCACGCAAATACTATCATAAGTCACATTAATGATACTCTACCAGCTTAA
- a CDS encoding tRNA1(Val) (adenine(37)-N6)-methyltransferase — protein MILYQLKDGYRYNSDTLMLYDFALSLNLKGEILEIGTGCGVLGLLLKRDLKDANLTLMDIQKENIMLCKENSQMNGIECEILEGDFNSFKSDKRFDTIISNPPYYHDGVIKSQNSHLSISRYSKNLSLESLIINSNAHLKPNGNLVLCYDAKQLMDIIVLFHMCKLRLTRLKFIHPKVGKSAKVALIEAKKNSRSLCEIEPAFYLSDENGYTKQASEIFKSANLQSMDFKEI, from the coding sequence ATGATACTCTACCAGCTTAAGGATGGCTATCGCTACAATAGCGATACTTTAATGCTATATGATTTCGCTCTTAGTTTAAATTTGAAGGGCGAAATTTTAGAGATTGGCACTGGGTGTGGGGTTTTAGGACTTCTTTTAAAAAGAGATCTAAAAGATGCAAATTTAACGCTTATGGATATCCAAAAAGAAAATATAATGCTTTGTAAAGAAAATAGCCAGATGAATGGCATTGAGTGTGAAATTTTAGAAGGCGATTTTAACTCTTTTAAAAGCGATAAAAGGTTTGATACGATTATCTCAAACCCGCCTTATTATCACGATGGAGTTATAAAAAGTCAAAATTCTCATCTAAGCATAAGTAGATATTCAAAAAATTTAAGTTTAGAGAGTTTGATAATAAACTCAAACGCTCATCTTAAGCCAAATGGAAATTTAGTTCTTTGCTATGATGCAAAGCAACTTATGGATATAATCGTGCTTTTTCATATGTGTAAACTTCGCCTAACAAGGCTTAAATTTATACATCCAAAGGTTGGGAAAAGCGCTAAAGTTGCACTTATTGAAGCTAAAAAAAACTCTCGTTCGCTTTGTGAAATAGAACCAGCTTTTTATTTAAGCGATGAAAATGGCTATACAAAACAAGCAAGTGAAATTTTTAAAAGTGCAAATTTACAAAGTATGGATTTTAAGGAAATTTAG
- a CDS encoding YkgJ family cysteine cluster protein yields MCDLIKKSGFDYGFDPKACERCAGKCCIGDSGYIWIDESEIVNLSKFLKISPDAFKDRYLDKFGLRYSIKELKFKDGYACCFFDQKALNCSIYDYRPKQCMTFPFWDYFKHNFKELERECIGVKR; encoded by the coding sequence ATGTGTGATTTGATAAAAAAGAGTGGATTTGATTATGGTTTTGATCCAAAAGCGTGTGAAAGATGTGCTGGAAAGTGCTGTATTGGCGATAGTGGTTATATCTGGATAGATGAGAGTGAAATAGTAAATTTATCTAAATTTCTTAAAATTAGCCCAGATGCTTTTAAAGATAGATATTTAGATAAATTTGGCTTAAGATATAGCATAAAAGAGCTTAAATTTAAAGATGGATATGCGTGCTGTTTTTTTGATCAAAAAGCACTTAATTGCTCTATTTATGACTACCGTCCAAAGCAGTGTATGACATTTCCTTTTTGGGACTATTTTAAGCATAATTTTAAAGAATTGGAGAGAGAATGTATAGGTGTAAAACGCTAA
- the trpC gene encoding indole-3-glycerol phosphate synthase TrpC translates to MILDEIIEKTRFDLEKRKSDISFDTLGRSLSANPYAPRDVKNALKSTPDNPYKIIAEVKKASPSRGVIREDFEPVSIAVEYEKGGADAFSVLTEPHYFKGDLEFIPQIRRYTKTPILRKDFIVDEYQVLEAAVYGADFILLIAKALDKKRLKELLDFARRLGMEALFETHDKEDITKAIFAGADIIGINHRDLNDFTMHMDLSQKLIPLIPNGKIIVAESGIYTHDQVVELNKIGVDAFLVGESLMRQDDVKKAVEKLKFGE, encoded by the coding sequence ATGATACTTGATGAAATTATAGAAAAAACGAGATTTGACTTAGAAAAAAGAAAAAGTGATATTTCTTTTGATACTTTAGGAAGGAGTTTATCTGCAAATCCTTATGCTCCACGAGATGTTAAAAATGCCTTAAAAAGTACACCTGATAATCCATATAAAATCATAGCTGAGGTTAAAAAAGCAAGTCCTAGTAGAGGTGTTATAAGAGAGGATTTTGAGCCAGTAAGTATCGCTGTAGAGTATGAAAAAGGCGGAGCCGATGCATTTTCAGTTTTAACAGAACCGCACTATTTTAAAGGCGATCTTGAATTTATTCCGCAAATTCGCCGTTATACAAAAACGCCGATTTTAAGAAAAGATTTTATAGTTGATGAGTATCAGGTTTTAGAAGCTGCTGTTTATGGGGCTGATTTTATACTATTAATAGCAAAAGCTTTGGATAAAAAGCGTCTTAAAGAGCTTTTGGATTTTGCAAGAAGGCTTGGAATGGAGGCTTTGTTTGAAACTCATGATAAAGAAGATATCACAAAAGCTATCTTTGCTGGGGCTGATATAATAGGTATAAATCACAGAGATTTAAATGATTTTACTATGCATATGGATTTAAGTCAAAAGCTTATACCGCTTATACCAAATGGTAAAATCATCGTAGCAGAAAGTGGCATCTATACTCACGATCAAGTTGTAGAACTAAACAAAATCGGCGTTGATGCGTTTTTAGTTGGTGAGAGTTTAATGCGTCAAGATGATGTTAAAAAAGCGGTTGAAAAGCTTAAATTTGGAGAGTAG
- a CDS encoding HIT family protein: protein MEKLDYLCAPWRSEYFGSKEEGCVFCRAAKSPENDDKNGVLFRAKFCFGIMNLYPYSPGAFMVIPYEHSDNIENLKPEIWQEMSKFVRIGVSVLKSQIGANGVNIGMNLGSAAGAGIAQHVHYHLVPRWSGDTNFITTIGCVRVNGVPFSNLYEKIKAGYKRYI, encoded by the coding sequence TTGGAAAAGTTAGATTATCTTTGTGCACCATGGCGAAGTGAGTATTTTGGTTCTAAAGAAGAGGGTTGTGTTTTTTGTAGAGCAGCAAAAAGCCCTGAAAATGACGATAAAAACGGAGTTTTATTCCGTGCTAAATTTTGCTTTGGGATAATGAATTTATACCCGTATAGTCCAGGAGCATTTATGGTTATACCTTATGAGCATAGTGATAATATTGAGAATTTAAAGCCTGAAATTTGGCAAGAGATGAGTAAATTTGTGCGTATTGGAGTTAGTGTTTTAAAAAGCCAAATAGGTGCAAATGGAGTAAATATAGGTATGAATTTAGGAAGTGCAGCTGGAGCTGGGATTGCACAGCATGTGCATTATCACTTAGTTCCTAGATGGAGTGGGGATACAAATTTCATTACGACAATTGGGTGTGTTAGAGTTAATGGAGTTCCATTTAGTAATCTATATGAAAAGATAAAAGCTGGATATAAAAGATATATTTAA
- a CDS encoding bifunctional 3,4-dihydroxy-2-butanone 4-phosphate synthase/GTP cyclohydrolase II: protein MVSIEKAIDDIKNGKMIVVVDDESRENEGDLVFAGAFSSVEKVNFAITHAKGVLCTPVSKEIAKKLGFEPMVKNNTSNHETAFTITVDAKDATTGVSAVERDMTIKLITNFSTTTKDDFVAPGHIFPLIAKDGGVLERIGHTEASIDLCKLAGLVPVSVICEIVNEDGTMARRDDLDKFCAKFNLNMISVADLVKYRLKTETLVEFSELKSGILAQKDAKFYDIKDHNGKFHKAYIFGDIKSKTNVKFHKITSDYDFLSSHKFQEFKRATQILEKDGGILIFFDSEVNESGAIKDYGIGAQILSKFGIKDISLITENKDQEFAGLSGFGLNVVNFI from the coding sequence TTGGTAAGTATTGAAAAAGCTATTGATGATATTAAAAATGGCAAGATGATAGTTGTAGTTGATGATGAGTCAAGAGAAAATGAAGGTGATTTAGTTTTTGCTGGAGCTTTTAGTAGTGTAGAAAAAGTAAATTTTGCTATTACTCACGCAAAGGGTGTTTTATGTACTCCTGTCAGTAAGGAAATCGCTAAAAAACTTGGATTTGAACCGATGGTTAAAAATAACACTTCAAATCACGAAACCGCTTTTACTATAACTGTTGATGCAAAAGATGCAACAACAGGAGTTAGTGCAGTTGAGCGTGATATGACGATAAAATTAATTACAAATTTTTCTACCACTACAAAAGATGATTTTGTTGCTCCTGGGCATATTTTTCCACTCATTGCAAAAGATGGCGGAGTTTTAGAGCGTATTGGTCACACAGAAGCAAGTATTGATCTGTGTAAATTAGCTGGGCTTGTGCCAGTTAGCGTGATTTGCGAGATAGTAAATGAAGATGGCACTATGGCAAGGCGTGATGATTTAGATAAATTTTGTGCTAAATTTAATTTAAATATGATAAGTGTTGCAGATCTTGTTAAATACCGCCTTAAAACTGAGACTTTAGTTGAATTTAGTGAGTTAAAAAGTGGAATTTTAGCTCAAAAAGATGCTAAATTTTATGATATAAAAGATCACAATGGCAAATTCCATAAAGCTTATATCTTTGGTGATATTAAGAGTAAAACAAATGTTAAATTTCACAAAATTACAAGTGATTATGATTTTTTGAGTAGTCATAAATTTCAAGAGTTTAAAAGAGCTACTCAAATTTTAGAAAAAGATGGTGGAATTTTGATATTTTTTGATAGTGAAGTAAATGAAAGCGGGGCTATTAAAGACTACGGAATAGGGGCTCAAATTTTATCTAAATTTGGTATTAAAGATATATCTTTGATTACAGAAAATAAAGACCAGGAATTTGCTGGTCTTAGTGGTTTTGGGTTAAATGTTGTAAATTTCATATGA
- a CDS encoding DNA polymerase Y family protein, whose amino-acid sequence MILHLDLDCFFVSAARIKDPSLIGKNVAVVGGGGSAIFGDEESLGGVVLSPSYEARKFGVKSAMPLKKAQNLCKDLILVKADHGFYKELSQKLYKFLYSFTPDIEAFSIDEFFMDLKGIEAKNDPLNFAKNLQSKILEKLNLPCSIGLSEAKFIAKLTTDLVKPFGVGMIKVNEIKDKLGDVDIAKFPFVGKSSQNYLKKHGIFTIKDAFEAKFVFEKMGKNGLKIYENIIGASRELELNKERKSISYGRTFEAIMDRNEIQRRIFVLCRYLSFSIYKFGKTPTKFEFRLRYIGRETHTKSFSLKESFSENLLDRVMSELFREADIRKTLSITHISVGVGGFLDTKVKTLFSDESALKLNNTLQSLRQKHGIEILKTAKELG is encoded by the coding sequence ATGATTTTACACCTTGATCTTGACTGCTTTTTTGTTTCTGCTGCTAGGATAAAAGATCCTAGTTTAATTGGCAAAAATGTAGCTGTAGTTGGTGGTGGAGGGAGTGCTATTTTTGGTGATGAAGAGAGCCTTGGTGGGGTAGTTTTAAGCCCAAGTTATGAAGCTAGAAAATTTGGTGTAAAATCAGCTATGCCTTTAAAAAAGGCACAAAATTTATGTAAAGATTTAATTTTAGTAAAAGCAGACCATGGGTTTTATAAAGAGCTTTCACAAAAATTATATAAATTTTTATATAGTTTTACACCAGATATTGAAGCGTTTAGTATAGATGAGTTTTTTATGGATTTAAAAGGGATTGAGGCTAAAAATGACCCTCTAAATTTCGCTAAAAATTTACAATCTAAAATTTTAGAAAAACTAAATTTACCTTGTAGTATAGGTTTAAGTGAGGCAAAATTTATAGCTAAGCTTACAACTGATCTTGTAAAGCCATTTGGTGTTGGGATGATAAAAGTTAATGAGATTAAAGACAAGCTTGGCGATGTTGATATAGCTAAATTTCCATTTGTTGGCAAATCAAGCCAAAACTACCTTAAAAAGCATGGAATTTTTACCATAAAAGATGCATTTGAGGCTAAATTTGTCTTTGAAAAAATGGGTAAAAACGGTCTTAAAATTTATGAAAATATAATTGGAGCCTCAAGAGAGCTTGAGCTAAATAAGGAGCGTAAAAGCATCTCATATGGTAGAACATTTGAAGCCATTATGGATAGAAATGAGATACAAAGGCGAATTTTTGTACTTTGTAGATATCTAAGTTTTAGTATCTATAAATTTGGTAAAACCCCTACTAAATTTGAGTTTAGACTTCGATATATAGGGCGTGAAACACATACAAAAAGCTTTAGTCTTAAAGAGAGCTTTAGTGAAAATTTACTTGATAGAGTTATGAGTGAGCTTTTTAGAGAAGCTGATATTAGAAAAACTCTAAGTATTACTCATATAAGCGTCGGCGTAGGGGGATTTTTAGATACTAAAGTAAAAACGCTTTTTAGTGATGAAAGTGCTTTAAAGCTTAATAATACACTTCAATCCTTAAGACAAAAACACGGTATTGAAATTTTAAAAACAGCAAAGGAGTTAGGTTGA